TTTTTTCATAGTCGTCACCTGCGTTAATCATTGCAGAAAACTCTAATTATGTCTGTCTCAGTTTAGGGGAAGTGGACAATATGATAATTATGTAGATCGTATTTAAACAGTGTTATTTATTTAGCTTCATCGAAATCATTTTTTCTGTCAAATCCCACAATGAAGTTTTTAGGTTTTTATCATATGTCGCATCACATGATTTTTTTAATTTACTTTTAGAATAATACAGCCCACTCCCACCTTTAGTTAAGTTTTGAAAAATCAAATTACAAATATAATTTGCTCCTTTATCTACAGAGCTGCAAGTTAGCTTGCTGGCTAGTCTAACAAAAAACTGGAGCTCATCATAAATACCTGTACGAACTCCCCCTGGGCTTATCGAATTAACTTTAATATTAGTATCAATAAGCCTATCAGCCAATTCATGGTTAAAGAGCACATTTGCTAACTTAGAACGATTATAAGCCAGCATCCAATGATAATCCTTTGAGTTGTCAAAGTCGGTAAAGTCAAAAGTTCTAAGTTTGTGACAATCAGAAGTTACATTAACTATAAGACCATTTTTACTGGTCTTAATATTTTCTAGTAAAGATGTAGTTAACAAAACGTGGCTAAAGTAATTTACCGCCAGAGTTTTTTCTATACGGTCATCACTCAATTGATGTTTTGGAGACACTATTCCAGCGTTATTCACAAGTATATCAACTGTTGGCATTTTTTTGGAGATATCTTTGGACAACTGTTCTACTTGTTTGAGCGAAGAAAAATCGCATTTTATAAAATCAACGTTTTCATTATCACTAGAATTTTTTATATCGGTTACAGCATTATCACCTGCGAGGGGATCACTACCAACAATAATTATTTTGGTCGAGTAGGCAGCCAGTTTTAGAGAAACATTCTTACCTATACCTCTAGTTCCGCCAGTTATAACTATATTGTTTCCATTCACATTACTATCCTCCATCATTATTGTGTCCTCAAAATTCGGACATTACTAAACATGCTGCCACAATACGTGATAAAGATTGCTGTTAAAGATATGTTTACGGCACTTGTTGTTAACAACCAATATAGACCATCATTTCCCATAAAATGAATTTTCATGCCCAATGCGGCGTTTACGAATGGAACAAAGGCTAACACACCAGAAACATTATCGATGGGTAGTTGAGCGATAGTATTTGAAGCAATTACAATGATTAGCAATGGAAATGTTAGCGCTTTCCCTTCTTTTCCGGATTTTACAAAAGCACCGATCGCCATTAAGGTTGTGCAAATCAATACGAAAAGTGGTATCGCATATATAAACAATATAGAAATATCCCACAAACTTATAGAATTCAAAAAAATGAAGAATTCGAGTACTTGCGAATGCATATTTTCATTAGATGTCACTTTACTACTACTCGCTAATAAACTTGTTAATAAACCGAAGCCGGACATTCCGACCAGGCCAGCGAAAATACTAACGAAACCAGTTGAACAAATAAAAATTAGTTTCCCAAAAACGATGTCTGACGGTTTCTGTGGAACCATTAGCATAGTTTCTAGTGAACCAGTTTGGCGCTCAACAACTGTGACGTCAAAACAGTAAGAGGATGCACCTAAAAAGCAAAAAATCATCATAAAAATTAAAACACCAGTCGAAAACGGAATTCCAAACTGTTTTCTAATGTCGCGTTCATCAGTAATTTTTAGCTTCTCCATTTTTACGTTTAATGGGCTCAGCAATGTCAACTTGGTCGGCATATCTAAATCGTACTTTTGTAACGCCGCTTCCACAATTTCTCTCTCATAATTGGTAAACACTTGTCTCAATAATTCCGTCTCTGAATTACCTATGCTTCTATTATAAAAAACTTTTAAACTTTTCGAGTGGATATCATCACCATCACCATCACCATCACCAACGATAATACCTATATTAAGCTGACCATCACGAACGCTATTCTTTATAGCTAAGGCATCCTTAAAGGCTATGGTAGACCCAACCTTTTTGAATTTTGTGTCCTTCATGATTTGGCCCAAACTTTCTAGATCTTTATGCTGCTGAATGCCAATTTTGAATGACTTGCTTTCTTGTTTAGACGGGGCAGCTTGCAAGCCTACAAACGTCCCGATAAAGGTCATCATAGGCATCAAGAATAAAGGGACAAATAATATTGCAATCATTCCTCTCTTATCTCTCAATGCCAACAATAACTCTTTTTTGAATACAGCTTTGATTATTTTATTCATTGTAATCTTTTACATACATAAGTTAGTGAATGCGTCATCCAATTGGTCCGATTTGCCCGTAGCTTTCATCTGTTCGGTTGTCCCTTGAAATTTTACAAGTCCATCGTGTAAAAGTACTACTTTGGTGCATAACTTCTCAACTTCTGACATATTGTGCGTTGATACCAGAACAAGTTTCCCATCTTCTTGACAGTTGTTAATGAAGTTAATAACGTTTCTAGCAGAAGGAACATCCATTCCTGTTGTCGGTTCATCCAAGATAAGTATATTTGGGTCATGTATTAATGCTCTAGCAAATGCGACTCTCTGTTTCATTCCTTGAGAAAATCTTTTAATTTGTACATCGAGGAAATTTTGAATACTAAGTTTTTCGCTTATTTTGGTAATTCTACAATTAAATGAGTCTTCATCGATTTCATATAGAGTTCCATAAAACTCTAAGATTTCTCTCGCTGTCATATTGGCATAAAGTCCTTTTGTGCCAGATAGAAGGCCAAAATTCTTTTTCATTTGCGACGTTGAATCAATTGCATTGCCGTTGAGTTTTATGATTCCTTTGCTCTTTGATAGGACAGAGCAAAGAATCCTAAGTAACGTTGTTTTTCCCGCGCCGTTGGCCCCAAGGATGCCTACAATTTCTCGAGAACTGCAACTGAAACTTATGTCTCTGAGAGCATGGAAATTATCCCCGTCGATACGACAATCATTTTTTCGACTGTTCTTTGAGTTCTTAAATGTTTTGCCAACTCCTATAACATCTAACATTTGCTTAGCCTCTCAATTCTGACCTTCGCGTTATTGGCTAAAATAGTATCTTCTGATAAGCTGATGTGTTGCAATATTGACGCTTCTTTTTCAGGAAACACTTTGCATAAGGAGGCCATTGTCTGAACCCTTACTCTCGATGTTTGTTTATTACTGTTAAGTATTTCGAACAATACATCTAACGTGTTTTCATCTCCAACTTCTGCGGCTACATCTATAATTAGAGGCCCAGAGGCTCTGTTCGCTAAACCAATTATAGAACTATTATTTATATCAAAAAAATATTGGTTCGTTTTAAATATAGTTGTTTGGAAATCTGTCATCAGGTTCAGCGACATTGAAAAGGATTCAGGGGGTAATTGCGAATGAATATCAAATGATTTTCTGTAAAAAATAATTTCGTCCTTAGCTAAACTATCTCGACCCTTAAATTTAATATCTACTTTTTCACCTGGGTATCCAATCACATTTGTATGATCATATTCATAAAAGTCAGAATCATATCCAGGACCATAATGACCAATTGTCAAAAAATCAAAATTATGGTCATGAGCTCTGTTGTAAAAAAAACTTTCGGGACCATTTGATTTTACAATAGCGTCATCTAAAGATGGCCAAAAATTTGCTCTTACAAAAAAATTCTTCCCATTAGCAATCATTAAAACTTGAGGAGAATACTTATTATTTTCTTGCAGCGATGTACAGTCTTTTAGCTCGCGAGTAATTTGATCTGCGATAAACGTCCGATTGTTACTCAACGCTTTGAGCATGTCTGCTGACTCAATGATGCTGTCCGGATCTGCTAAATCAACGTGCTGTTCAACATACTCAACGTAATCTTCTACCGTTATGCTTCTCTTAACTGAGGACCTTAATTTAATTGGCATTTTGCTTTTCCTGACTAATAGTATTGAGGGCCAATGCTGAAGCATTACGGATATGTATATGAGGGTCTGTCAATCCGTCTTTTAGCCGTTGAATTCCTTTTTCAGGGCTCAACTTATAAAGACATTCCATTAAAGACCATCTTATATGGTGATGAGAATGCTCCTTTGAAGCCTTTTCCACTGTTTCAATTGATTCTTCAGCTTCCACATTGATCAAGTGCCTCGTTAATAGCTCTATTCTAGAGGCTTGCTCGTCTGTTCCTACCAACATATCAAGTTTTAAGGTTTCAAGACAATACACGGGAGAAAACGAGAAATCATTTTTACCAGCAACTTCGAGATAAACGATTTTTCCCGTATAAGTCACGGCTGGTATGCCTTCGCCAGATTTAAGGTAAATAGAGTCTCCATTTTGAAGCTGTCTTTCGCGCACAAACTTTAATTTTTCATTCGGCGAAGGCGGATTATTTTCATCCCATTCAGGAACAACAAACTCAATGTGATTAGAACCATAGGGAATTAGCGCAAAACCCATATAAAAATGTTTTGGTGTAACTGTAAGTTTGCTTTGAAACTCTCCAGGATTTTGGCTTTTGTGCCATTCGATATAGCTTACTTCTTCTGGAGTTCTCGTTCCAATTCCAACATTTATGACAAAGTCTTTAGTTTCGAGTACTTGCCATCCTTTAGTTCTTGTTTCTGATGAAAAATTTCTCAGCTGATAATCAGGAAAGTTTTTGAGATTATTCAACTCTACATCTATAACATGTTGAAGGAACCCAGATTTCAACATATTTTCGAAGAGAGGCACGTATTCTGAAAATTTAAAATCTTTATCGCATTCCAACTTTGCGCGAATCGGTGCCATAGATGGATGTGCTTTTATTTTTTCGAGCGTTTCTTGTTGAGTAGAAATCATCCGCTCGATATATTGATTCTTTGTCATTGGCATGCATTTTCTCCTAGCCATAAAAGCACACCCTAAAAACTTATCTTAGGATGTGCATAGCACTTCCTCTTAGTTTATTTCTTCAACTTCCACTACTGGACCTTCATGCACAGCAACGGCAACGCCTACACCAACACCGATACCTATGGCAACACCGATTCCAACAGCAATTGCTACAGCAAGAGTTTCTTCTTGATATTGACTTCCGACAAATGCTACTGGGTATTCCAAAGAAGGGAATGTTTGCATTTTTTTCTCTCTAGTTTCTATTGTTTTTAAATATGCGCTAAGCATCTACCGTTTATGGCAAAATACCTGTCATATTTAATCAGCAGGGCATGTTTGAAATTTGAGATAAGATGAAATAACGGGTCTACATTTGAACATATCTGAAGAGCGATAAATCCTTTTATCTTAATTTGCAAAGTCAACTACTCCCTGCCGACTTAAATACTATTAACACCACTTTTTCTTTCGTGTCAACTTTATTTTTTCGACTGCTAAGTTTAATTTTTACGCCGCTAGCTCATTAAAATTAATAAAATGTATTTTTTATTCTGCGTTTTTTATCGGTTGTATTTCGTAAAAAAATGATTTATGTTTATTTGATAGCGTCTTTTAACTGCAATATTACAGGGATTGTAAATGCGAACATTATTACTCGTTGAATTCTTATCGACACCAAAAAACGGCTTGCCAAGACTCCATTCTGGGAAAAATTTCATCGCACCCATTTTGATTATTATATTATGTAATGTGGTTATGTTAGCGTTTGTGTTTGGCAATATAGACCACGATTGGTACATAGATAATTTAATCGAAGTCAAAACAATTAACGCGTCTAATGCTGAAAAACAGCAAATTACTGAAATATATTCAATGCTTTCTCCAACCCAACTTGGAATTACAAGCATGATAACCGCCGCCTTTTTATTGCCGGCTGCGTTCTGCTTGATAAGTTTATATTTTTATATGGCCTCTAAGATGTTACATGCACATCATGAGTTTCGACAGTGGTTGACCTTAGTGGCATGGAGTTATATCCCATCTTTATTGGGAGTTTTCTCTTCCATAGTTATGGTTTTAATATCTGACTACGGACGGTATTTACCGGACACTGCCAATCCTTTATCACTGAACTCGCTATTTTTTAATCTACCCTTAGATTCGAAGTTAAGCTCGTTTTTTAACACCGTTGACTTAACTCTATTATGGACCATTACACTTATGGTAATAGGTTTCAGCAGTTGGGTTAACATCGACCGATTAAAGTCAGTGGTTATTGTGTGCTTGCCATTCGCCATATTTTTTATTTCACAATATTTGCTGTCTTAGAAAGGCATGAAAAAAATATTGGTAATAGCCGTTATCGTTGCTGCATTGTTAGTCCCGATCATACAAAAGAAATTTGCTATTCAGCAATCGACGGATGTGGACTCTGCAACGTTAAGCCGACAGACCATTAAGAGCTCAATTATTGCTTCGGGAAACTTTGTCTACGAAAAAGAAGTTAACCTAACATCTGAACTTATAGGTGTGGTGAAGCGCCTGCACGTGCAAGAAGGCCAAAATGTAATCGAAGAACAATTGCTGATAGAGATAGATGATCGGGCATATAAATCAATTGTTGAAGAGAATATATCATCAGTTAAGCAGTATGAAATCTTAATAGAGAAACAAAAAATTATATTAGCAAATCTAAATGGCCAATGGCTGAGAAAAAAAGAGATGCTTTATCAAAATGTAGTTAGTGAGGAGCAATACGAAGAGATTTATTATAAGCTCAAAGTGGCTGAAATCGACTTAAATGAAAGTAAAGAGCAGATTAAACAGGCCAAAGCAAGGTTGAAATTTTCCCAAGAACAGCTGTCAAAGACCAAAATCCGATCACCTATAAGCGGAAAAATCACAAATCTTACAATCAAAGAAGGTGAGACAGCTATTTCGGGAACGACTAACATAGCAGGATCCTCATTGATGGTCATTTCAGACACATCTACACTAATCGCTGAAATTAAAGCCGATGAAGCCGACTTTTCAAAAATTAGGCTAGGCCAGGGTGTCGACATAGTTTCTGTCGCATACCCTGATTCAGTTATTGAAGGCACTGTAAAATTCATTTCTAACACTGCTAAGTTATATGGCCGTAGGCAAAACATTAGTTTCAAGGTGAACATACAGTTTGCCGCACCCGAAGCGGTCACTCTGAGGTCGGGTATGAGCTGTAGAGTCGAAATTTACTCACAAATGGAAAATTCGGTTTTAGCGGTACCAATTAATGCTGTTCAAATATCTGAAAACCTTGGAACTGGCGAGAATGTGGAAAGATTTGTTTATGTCATAAAAAATAAAGTCGCAGAACGTGTTGTCATCAAGACTGGTATAGCAGATGACAAGTTTCAACATGTTACTAGTGGGCTAGAAGAGAACTCTGTAATAGTGATCGGACCTAATAGCGTTTTTAAACAATTTAAAGGTAAGGAACAAATTGATGTTAATATCTTAGAGATAGAGTTATGACTCAATTATCTCATCCTATTATTAATTTAGATACCATATCGAAAAGTTATAGTATGGGTCAGCAGGACGTTTTAGCGTTAAAAGATATCAGTCTGAAAATTTACAAAGCTGATTTTGTTGCCATAACTGGATCCTCGGGATCTGGCAAAACAACCTTGATGAATATTTTGGGATGTTTAGATGCCGCCTGGTCAGGTGACTATTACTTGAGTGGTGAAAATGTTTCTCTAAAAACCGAGAATGAATTAGCGCTCGTCCGCAATAAAAAAATTGGCTTTATTTTCCAAAACTTTAATTTGCTAACTAAGCTCAACGCTCTTCAAAATACAATGCAGCCCCTTCTGTACCGTGGTGTGGGGTTAAGAGAAAGAAAAATTGCTGCGACAAATGCATTAACTCACGTAGGTTTAAAGGATAGGCTTCTGCATTTACCGAGCGAACTCTCTGGTGGTCAGCGGCAAAGGATAGCTATTGCGCGAGCTATTATCACCTCACCATCCATTCTGTTAGCCGATGAGCCAACAGGGAATTTGGATACCAAAACTACTCACGAAATAATGAAAATTTTTCAAGAGCTAAATAAGCTAGGTCACACAATTATAGTTGTTACACATGAAGAAGAGATAGCTGAACTTTGCAAAAGAAGGATTGTATTGAGTGACGGTGTGATTATCAGTGACGTCACAAAAACATCAGCAAGTGAAGTCCATGCTTAGACTAAAAGAAATACTAATGGCAGCATTTATTTCTGTTTGGTCACACGGCTTGAAGAGTTTTCTTACAATGTTAGGCATAATTATAGGGGTTGCATCTACAATTGCTATAATCTCAGTAATCGAGGGATTTGGTAATAGCATATATGAGCAATTTGAGGGTTTTGGTTCTAACTCTTTAACTTTAAGATCATACACATCACCAAGTGACCAGTTGCAAGGAAAATTCGCAAAAATTACTGCCCAAGATGTTGATGAAATCAAAGGGAAGGTTAAAGGTGTAGAGTTCATAACGCCAACTCTGATATCTAGAAGTGGCGAAAGCGCAATTTCATTTAAAAACTTACAAACATTTGGACAAGTCTATGGAACCACATATACGTATAAAGACATACAAAATATTGAGTTGAAAAGTGGTCGGTTTCTATCTTATAACGACAATAACACTAGGAGAAAGGTTGCGTTTATAGGTGATGAATTAAGGTTAAAACTTAATTTACCTGAAATTCCAGACGGAGAATTTATAAAATACAGAGATGAATGGTTCAAAGTTATTGGCGTTGCCAAACCCAAAGGGACATTTTTTGGTATTGAACAAGACAATTATCTAATCATACCCTACGAGACCATGAAAGGCCTGAATGGTCAAGGCTGGATTCCTGATATTTTCTTGCAATTAGAGCTAAAAGACATCAATGATCTCGACTCAGTTAAACTGGCGTTGCAGACTATACTCAGGAAACAGCACAACATTGTTGACGAGCAGGACGATTTTAAAATTGAAACATCCGAGCAACTAACTTCAGGAATTTCTAATATTTTAAGTATTTTAACGGTTGTGTTAGGGGGCATCGTTGCTATTTCATTGCTGGTAGGTGGAGTTGGTATTATGAACATAATGCTCCTATCTGTCACTGAAAGGACTCGAGAAATTGGTATATGTAAGGCGATTGGCGCTAGAAGGTCCGATATTCTACTACAGTTTCTTATGGAAGCCATCATTATTTCAGGTGCCGGAGGATTTATAGGAATTTGTCTCGGTTATTTTATAAGTGCTACAACTTCGTTGTTTATCCCTGGCTTTCCACCTTCCGAAGTTCCTTTATGGTCTGTAATGCTTGCATCGGGGTTCTCGATAACTATAGGGATTTTTTTCGGGATTGTTCCTGCCTTCAAAGCAGCTAATTTGAATCCAATAGACGCATTAAAATATGAATGAATATTGCTGTACCTATAAATCAAAACTGGAGGTAAATGGCAAAATTCATATGCATAATAAAATTTAACTGAAATGAAAAACGTAGGAACAGAGAAAACAAAAGTTTATTATTAAGATCTCTACCATTTTTCCGTAAAACCAAACATAAATGTTGGCCCAAAAACATTCAAGAATTTCGAAATGATATCGTAAATATTAAATGAATTAAAGCTACAAAAAAAGATAGTTGCCAATACTTACGCTATTGTATTGCTGGTTTGCTTGGGTATACATTTAGAATTAAATTTAATATTCTATTTTGATTCAGAGTTGTTCGAAAGCCTTGGTTTGACTCGGATGTTAAACCTACATACGGTCGTTTTTGTCTGTGTGACCACAACAAGTTTTTGTTTATTTCTGAGATATGAGCTTCTAAACCTGATGAAGATGCGAATAGCAGCTCTGAAAGCTAGATGCACAGCTATTGCTATCGCAATTGCTTTTTGCCAGAATTTTTCTTTAATCATGTTTAATTCCTTCAACGATTTCACTGATGGCCGTTTTACATGCCATAAAGCCAGCAATGAAGTTACCTGCACCTGAGCGTACTGTTTTAATAGGGTTTTGCCCTGAGACAACAAAGAAAAAAACAACCAACGGAAGTAGCGCAAAAAGCATCGACGCACTCTCGCTGAACAAAATGTAGAACAGCGCTGGAAGCATCAATACTCCAGTCATAAAAACCCAAACTTCCGCTTTCCTAGCTTCTCTGGCCCTATACGCTTTGTCCGCTTTAAGCCTGTCAAAATCGTTTATAAAAGGCATCATTTATTCCTTCTTAGATATATCTTTCTCAGACCGTACCAGCGAAACGATGAAACCTATAAGAGCCATTGCCACTAATAAAACGGCGTATGCAATATCACTCCAAGAGCGGTATCAATAGCATTCATATTTAATTCCCTTCATGCTTACTACTATTTTTATCTAAGGAATATGATATGAACCCAGAGACAAAGATAATTGCTCCCATCACTAACAGACAATTAGATATAATCATTCCATAACCAGATGTTTCAATTTCCTTAATCACAGCTATGTGCAAAAATAAACTCGCGATGAACGCAGGCGTAGCTAGCACAAGCCGTTTGCTTAAGATCGATTTTAAACTATCCATTCGTTATTCCCCTACTATCTATCGTCCACAGATTTACCGGCTACGGTTTTACTTGGATTATCCCAACTTGTGCCGGGTTCTTTTGCTTTAGATTTTTTCCAAGGCCTGATGGCGCTATAAGCAAATGCAATTCCCATGACCAAAATAAACCAATCCCTATTATCATAAAAAGCTATAAACAAGTAGATGCTCGCTATGGCACATACGATTCGTATTACAGCTTTCAAACGCATATTTTCAGCCACATCGTTACTCTTTAGTTGGTTGTCTGGAAGAACTCTGGAAAGCCACTCGGATTGGTCAGTAGAGCGGTTTTCCAGAATTCTTCCTTATCGTTAATAAACACACCGTACTGGTGCTGTTTCTCTGGATAATTCCAGAGTCTCATATCTGACGAATCGCGCTACAAATGCGGTCACAGAGCATTTTCCAGAGAAAGATTAACTACAGTCTAACGTTCCAGAACGCGATCTACAGAGTATACCTTGTTTCCTACTTCTCGGATTTAGAGATAAATTTCAATTCAGCACCGTTATTATTGACTGCTAATTTATCCATCAATTGAGCTGTCGCCGTAAAATCTGGATGATCTTGCCCCGACTCCTTTTCCACTTGCCAGCGTTTTGCCATAAGTGATCGATTTATCAACTCTAATTCTTCAAAACTCAACTTCATATTCGTTTTTCCTATCGCGTTAATTCTTCGAAAAAGGCGTCCCTTAGAGAGATTTCATCAGCGCTCATTTCGTCTATCAGTGAATGAATTTTAGAAACGTGTCCGGCAAAAGATTCGTCGTCCGATGGACGTACTTTTTCCAACTGTTCCCTGATATTCCCCAGCGCAGCAAGGTTAATGTTGCAGCGCTCCAAATCTAATACCTGCTGTTTAGTAACGGCCATCGTTTTTCCTATTGAATATATTTGACAAAAATCGCCCAAATAACCATGCATAACACAGCAAAGCAGATCACTAACTGGGTAGAGCTGAACGTGAATACATAGTGGTCATCATCATTCTGACAATCTTCGGGCTTTTCAACCTTTCCAATGGATATGTATTTCTTTAGCCACCCGAGTAACATCTATGTTTCCTACATTAAAAATTTAAAGAATAGACTCTACGGTGCTGTATACAGCTGTGTATTGAAAGGCAGGCTGCCCAGATTCTGTGTCAATTATTGACTCTCTAATAACTTGTAGTGCACTCTCGGTGACTCGTTGAGAAGCCACGTTTTCCTTGCTGACCACAGAATCTATAACTATATGCGGTATTCCACCTTTATGAGCTTGCGATAAAAGGTCATTTACAGCTTCTTTCACTATTGCTGTCCCATATCCTCGATTTCGATATTGCTCTGGAACTGCATAGCCGATAGAAATACATGGATGGCCGTCATGAAACCCATTCTTTACGCAGGAGCAAAAAGCTTTAACTGTGCGTCTGTCATCAGTCATACGCGCATATGTAAATCGCATTACACCAGGCGAAGCTTCATCAACATAACTATACAAATTTGAATAACCGGGTACTTTTGCTAAAGGAATCATCCCCTGCAAAATACACTCTTGAAAGGACACTAGACTATCATGCGGGTTTACCATTTCAGAAGGCATGTTGTCTCCTATTGGACCAATACGCGCTTTATATGTGAGTAGTCATTTTTAAGCTTTAGAGCAGATACTCTTACACCCGCTTCCTTTAAAGTCCGACTAGCAAGCTTAAAAACAAAATCAACGCCATTTGGATGATCGTTGCAGTATTCAATCAATGTTGCCCCCAAAACAAACTTTCCTTCCTGACTCAGCCCCTCATAAGCAATGCCATATTTACAGGTGATTTCTGAGTTATTGTCTAACGCAACACCTTGAAATATTGGTGAATGAATATGCCCAGGGTAATTAGGCAATGAAATAGCTATATCAGTAACAAGTTGATTGCTCTGAACCCATGAATGGTCTGTCACAGCACCAGTTTCGAGCTGTATTTCACCAATTTTAATTTCACAATCGTACCCAAGCTCTGACAAGACCAGATATAAGACAGCGGAAATGTCATGACAAGCCCCCTTGTAACCATTTTCATGAACCCAGCTCAAAACATATGTGAATGCTTTTTTAGCTTTGTACTCTTGTGGGTTAGATATAGGGATTTCACCGAGATTTTTCTTCCATGTTGCAAGCATCGTGTTTCCTATCAATTTAATTATTTCGTTTACAAACTGCGGTCACATGACACTTATGGCCATCATCAACATCTACTTTGTTCGGTATTTCACATCGATGTTTGCTCTTTGATCTATCAATATCCCCCACGTCGCAGCGATCAGAAGAGAAGGCTTCCAATTCACCAGTTTTGTCACTGAAATATGAATTAGTACAACTTTGCATGGTGTCTCCATCTACACATTCAACAAACCTTCCAGCTTTATTATTACTATTGTTGTACTTTCCTTCCGCTATATATTCGTCTGGTTTCAAATATGCAACGATAGAAAAAACACCTGCTACAATTGATACCAATAATGCTGTAACACTGAGAGCTGAATTATATCCTTTACTTTCCGGCATCGTTTTTCCTATGAATTCAGCTTAGGATTAAATTGTAAATAGCTGCAATACACAGCCCTATACCAAGTGCAGTTACTGTTGCCGTTCTTAACCAAGGCTTTTTGTTCTTGCGTAATTGGAGGGTTTGCCATAGCCCCTCAAAAGAAAGCGTTCCTGCTGCTGTGGCCTGAAACCACTCACCACTTATTCCATTGTTTGCTGGAAACAACCAAAAACAAGCTACAACAACTGATACAAATGCGCCTATTATTACTATTATTTCTGCGATTCTACTGCTCATCGTGTTTCCTATACCTTACCCGGCTTTTCAAATATGCATTCAGAGTCATTGATTCTATCTATTTTGATGAACCCATCATCGTACAAATAGGCTACATGACAGTTTAAATGGATAGAACAGGGGTTCTTATTCAAATCCTTCCACCCATCGATTTCTAGACTGAAAAATGACATCCTGTTTTGGTGATACATCGGCAAGCCTGTAAGCTCATCTTCCACTTCATTTAACGTATCTCTAACCAGCTTGTGAGCTGATGCTCTAGAGTCTGCAGGCGGTGCATTTTCCAATCTGCGAAAAATTTCATCGAGCCTCAGCGACTTTGGAATAGGTTTACCATTTTCTCGAAGCTGTTCTAAGGTTTGCGAACTATTCAAGTACGCTGGAATTAACTCATGGATAGAAGCTGTTTCAACAACATCCTGTTCAGAACTTGAGGGTAATGTTCTAGGGGCAACAATAGACAGGATAAATGCCCTTACCTTTGAAAACATACTGTTTCCTACTTCTCGGATTTAGAGATAAATTTCAATTCAGCACCGTTATTATTGACTGCTAATTTATCC
This is a stretch of genomic DNA from Alteromonas gilva. It encodes these proteins:
- a CDS encoding GNAT family N-acetyltransferase, encoding MPSEMVNPHDSLVSFQECILQGMIPLAKVPGYSNLYSYVDEASPGVMRFTYARMTDDRRTVKAFCSCVKNGFHDGHPCISIGYAVPEQYRNRGYGTAIVKEAVNDLLSQAHKGGIPHIVIDSVVSKENVASQRVTESALQVIRESIIDTESGQPAFQYTAVYSTVESIL
- a CDS encoding ABC transporter permease; translated protein: MAAFISVWSHGLKSFLTMLGIIIGVASTIAIISVIEGFGNSIYEQFEGFGSNSLTLRSYTSPSDQLQGKFAKITAQDVDEIKGKVKGVEFITPTLISRSGESAISFKNLQTFGQVYGTTYTYKDIQNIELKSGRFLSYNDNNTRRKVAFIGDELRLKLNLPEIPDGEFIKYRDEWFKVIGVAKPKGTFFGIEQDNYLIIPYETMKGLNGQGWIPDIFLQLELKDINDLDSVKLALQTILRKQHNIVDEQDDFKIETSEQLTSGISNILSILTVVLGGIVAISLLVGGVGIMNIMLLSVTERTREIGICKAIGARRSDILLQFLMEAIIISGAGGFIGICLGYFISATTSLFIPGFPPSEVPLWSVMLASGFSITIGIFFGIVPAFKAANLNPIDALKYE